Within the Planctomycetota bacterium genome, the region GTCGCCGTCTTTATAGAACCAGGCGGTTTGCGTATCGACACAGACGCCGAGTTTCGCTGCCCGCGCAGCACCATCAAGCGTGGGAAAGTACGCGTGAATCAGCGTGAACCGCCGCTCGCTAATCGGCGCATCGGCTGCGGCCGCCTCGACGGCGTCGAGCGCGATGTCCACGCCCGCGTCCCCCGTGACGTGCGTACTCATTTGCCAGCCCAACATGTTGCCAGCGCGGATCGTGGCCCGCACGCGTTCGGCATCGACCTGCAACAACCCGCGATACGACGGATCGCTCAAGCCGTACAGCCCGAACGCCTGGGCGCCGTACGGCTCGCGCAAATAGGCGGTGCCGTACAACACACCACCGTCGATGCTGAACTTCAGCGGCCCGACCTTGACCCAGTCGTCACCCTCGCGGGGCTTGATCGGCAGGGCGGCAATTGTCTTCTTGGCCGTTTCGACCGAATCGTGGGCGGGTACGCGAATGGTCACCGTCGTTCGGGCAGTCAGACGCTTCTGCTCACGCAACCTCTGATAAGTGCGCATGCCGTCCACGCTTGAGCCTCGATCCGTGATGCTGGTGATCCCGGTTCGGTTGTAGGCGTGGATCAGCCGTTCGAGGCTGCCGAGCGTCTGCTCAACCGTGGGCTTTTTGCTCGGCATGAACTTGGCTGTCAGTGCGCCGGCGTCTTCGAGCACGCCGGTCAGCTGGCCCGCGGCGTCAAGGACGATGCGCCCTCCCTTGGGGGCTTCGGTCTGGGGGGTGATACCTGCCGCGCGGAGGGCCGCGCTGTTCAAGATTTGCACCTGGCGATTGGCGTATTGCCAGATGAACACCACCGGGCGGTCGGGGGCCGCGGCGTCCAGGTCGGCGCGGTTCGGCATTCGTCGCTCGGCAATCCGCGTGACATCGACGCGTGGCAAGCGAATCCACACATCGGCCGCGGTCTTGGATACTTGCTCGCGAACCCACTGTTGAATCTCGGCGATCGAGTTGAGCTGCACGAAGGCCTGCGTCACTTCGCCCTGCGCGGCCCCGAGCGGATGCAGGTGTGTTTCGTTGATGCCTGGGATGACCGTGCGACCACCCGCGCGATAGACGCGTGTCGACGGGCCGATGAAACCCTGAGCGCCGGCGCTGGTGCCCACGTAGACCAGCCGTTCGTTGCGCACGGCCAGGGCTTCGACAACGGTGTCTTGGGCATCGAGCGTGTGAACGCGGCCATCGAGCAAGACAAAGTCCGCTGGCTCGGTCGCGGCCCGGACGGAATGCGCGCCCAGGAGCGCGCTCGAGAGCGCCAGCATGGCCGCCAGAAAGAGATGTGATGAACGAGCAAGTAAGCGGCGCGCGGTGAACATCATCGGCTTCCTGGTGGTGAGGTCGAGCGGGAGAGACGACCGGATTATCGTACGCCGTATTTCCATCGGCAACCATTGATGCGTCGAGATTCGGGGCGTATGCTCCGGCAATCCCGCCTTGCTCTGCCGTCGCGTGAAACATGCCCCAGAGTGACATGTTTCATCAGTGCCAGGGCGCTCGATGCCTCTTGTTGCTGCGCAACCCCGGTTGACGAGCAACCGGGGCTACCCCACTTTCCAAATCACCGCAGCGCAGCGATCTGACAGTCACCCGGGCTCGACGCCGAAGTGATGCAGCACGTTCTTCATCAGCCCTGCCCAACGGCGATCGACGGCCAGCGTCCAACCGGCCGCGATGCTGGGAGCGGCGAACACCTGGCCACCGCCGGGGCGTTGCCAGTGGATCACCTCGCACGCGATCTGCGCGCCGTCGCGCTTGGGGGGCGGCACGATCCGGTGGTAATAGTCGCGCGCCGTCAGCTTCATCGGCGCGGTGACAATCCCCTCGGCCAGTAAGGTAATTCCCGGCGGGTCGACCAGATCGGTCGGCGCGCCGGTCGGCGGTTCTTGCAGGCTCATCGACATCAGCGTCGATACCCGAATGTCCGCTTCGTGGCCGATCGGCTGCCGCAGCGGATCGTTTGGATCGGCGCCGAACTGCTCCCCCGTCTTCAGGCCAAGCTCATGCGGCGTGTGAAACAGAAAGTGATCGGGGGCCACAACGCGAAACGGTCCCGCGCCGGGCACGCCCAGCAGATTGTTCGTCGCGAATTCCACGCCCAACGTCCGCCATCCGGGCTGGTTGTCGTCGCGCGGCACGCCGCCACGGCGCTGGTCGTGTTCGTGCCAGCACTCGCCGCGCGAAGCGGGGCCAAGCTGCGCGCCCCAAGCGTCGCTCTTGCGACATTCGATCACCGAGCCGGCCTCGTCGTAGCTGACACGCCAGTACATGGTATTGCCCGACAGACAAACGACGTGGCCGCCCCGATCCAAGAACGCTCGTACCGCGGCCATCGCCTCGCTGGTCCAATACTCGCTGTGCCCCACGATGAACAGCACACGGTAATCGGCCAACAACTCGGGCTGGCGATGCAAATCGATGTCGGCGTAAGCGTCGTACCGATAGCCTTCGCGTTCGAGCCAAACTTGGGTGTGCCGATCGGCGCGGGCCAAGTGGCTGTAGCCAACCTCAGGTTTCAGGTACCGCAGGTGCGGATCGCTGACCGGCCAGGGAACGTGCCAGCCCATTTGATACGCCGGCTGACCGCCGCGGTGGTGGCGATAGAATGAGTAGGCCGCGCGAACGTCATTGGGCGGACTGGCGTGCCCGCCGGTGTTGACGGTCATCGACCCCACGGGCCAAGCCGGGCAGAACGGCCCGGCCGAATACGCCTTCCACGTGTTGGTTGCGAACAGAAACGCGATCGGGGCTTTCTTGGCCCGCGCCGCCGGCTTGACCACGACGGACGCCTGGCGCAGGAACGTCTTGCCGTCGCTAGTGAATCGGGCTCGCACCGCATAGAGGCCGCTTTTGGCGCTGGCTGGCACCTCGACCTGGTGTGTTGCTTGCCAAGCGCAATCGTACAAGTCATCGCACGCCAGGCGCAAGCCGTGACCGCGCCGCGGATCGAGCGCCGGCTCGTAGCGATCGTACCGCGCCACTGCCGGCAAGAACGCCGGCCCGCCGATCATCCAAGTGGCGTGGTTGACGATCTGGCCATCGCGGCCGTGTGGGCCGCTGTCGTGAACGGCGCACCCGCGATCTTCGTCCAAGGGCCAACAGGCCAGCAGTCCCGGTTCGCTGTAAACAGTGCGAGCGCGCAAAACATAGTGATCGTGAATCTCATCGGCGTTCAACTCGCGGCCGTAGATCGCCGGTTGCGCGATGTCGGCGTCGAGAAACTGGCCGGCGCGCCCGTCGATGCCCAAGGCCCCAATGCGCAGCGGCACGTTGGCAACCTTGGTGGGCGATGAAATGGTCCAATTGCCGACCAGTCGCCCATCGAGCCAGATCGCTTTGCGCCCGCCGGCAAACGTCGCCACGACGTGATGCCACGCGGCCGGTGGAAAGTGGTAGTCGACCTTCTTGCCCGGCCGGCTCAGCTTGGCCTGGGTACGATGTGGCGACTCGGCCCACGTCTCGGTTTCGCCCGTGAAGAACGTCAGCGTGGCGTCGGGCTCGACGATCAACGCCCAGCCCTGGTTGTCGTTCAATTGCGAAATGATTGCCTGCGACTCGTCGGCATTCCACAGTCGCACCCACAGTTCGATCGTGATCGAGCCGTGGGCTTCGGCCGGCAAGCCCTTGGCGACGTGGATGTACGAGCCGGGATGAATCGGTTGCGCCAGCGGCTGATCGACGTGCCAGGTCTTGATGACCGCATCGCTGTCGGGGCCATCGACGTCGGGGCCGAGCCTGACGAATTGCAACTCGAACGGCTCGGTAGCACTCGTGTAAATCTGTAACGGCTCACCCGCCGCGACACTGATTCGATCGGTGTATAGGTGTACGCCTTCGAGCGGAACTGCGCGATGTGGCGGCAAGGGCGATGCCACGTGCGTCGGACTGGCCGCCGTCGCCGACGAGCCGAGCAGCGCGCCGCCGGCCAGCAGGCTCGATGTCTGTTGCACAAAGCTGCGACGCGTCGATTTGCTCATGGCTTGGGCTGGCGGGGAGTGAGCGGAAGGTTAAGGAATCTCGGCGGGCCAATCGGTCGCGGCGGTCAAGACGGCACCGAATTGCTCGAGCCCGCGGGCGTCGGCCTCGTCGAATCGTGCCAGCTTGGGGCTATCCAAATCGAGCACGCCGAGCAATCGCCCATCCGCGGTAACCAACGGCACGACGATCTCGGATTGCGAGGCCTCATCACAGGCGATGTGTCCGGGGAACTGATGCACGTCGGGCACGACGATCGTCTCACGCCGCGAGGCCGACGCGCCACAGACCCCGCGGCTCAGCTCGATATGCACGCATGCCGGCTTCCCTTGAAACGGCCCGACCGTCAAGCGCCCGGCGCGGAGCAGATAGAACCCGGCCCAATTCAAGTCGGGCAGTCGCAACCCGAGCAGGGCCGCGGCATTGGCCAGGTTGGCCAGCCAGTCTCGCTCGTCGGCCACGAGCCCCCGCAACTCGCTGACGAGTTGCTCGTATTGTTCGGCCTTAGTCGCACCCTTCATCGTGCCACGCACTACTCGGCGCTCGGCCGCGGCTGGTTTGCCCAATGGCCCGAGGGATCGCTGCCGGCCACCCACACTCCCTTGGCGTTCCAGCTTAGCCCGGCCCGCACGTCGGCGGCGCAATATCGGAGCGTCAGCCCGCAGCGGCGGCGGTCCGAATCGTTCGCCTCCGAGCCATGCAGCAGCAGATCGCTGTGCAAGGAAATCTGTCCGGCTTTCAGTTCGTCCTGGACAAAGCGGCCGTACTGTTCGGCGTTGTCGATCGTCTGGTTCAGCACGTTGTGTTCGTGGCTGTCGCTGGGGCGATAAGTCAAATGACCGTAGTGGTGCGAGCCCGCCAGAAAGTTCATGCAGCCGTTCTCGGCATCGGCGTCATCGATCGCCAGCCAGACGGTGACGGCCTTGCTCGGGGTGAGCGGCCAGTAGCTGGCGTCCTGATGCCAGGCCACCGCCTTGCCGTCGCGCGGCAGCTTGCAAAAGAAGTGCGAGCCCCAGGCGACGACATTCTCGCCGAGCAGATCCTTCACGTAGGCCACGATCTTCGCGTTGGTCAACAGATCGTAGACCGGACCATATTTCAGATGGGCGCTCGAAATCGAATAGCTGTTCGCGCCGGTCGCCAACACGCGGGCCAGCAAGTCGTCGAAGTAAGCCCGCACGCGCTCGGCTTCGGCCTGGTCGAAAATGGCGAAGCCCTTTAGGCAGCCGTCCCGGTTGAAGTCTTCGAGCTGTGACTGGCTAAGCACTTTGGGCGCGGGATTGGTGCTGGGATGAAAGCGCAGGTCGCGCTCCATCTGGTCGAGTTCCGCCTGATCGGGCGTCGACTTGAAGTTCATGGCCTGGGACATGGACGATTCGCTCCGCCGAGTGGGTTGGTGTTCGATGCTGTGCGAGAGCTGCGAGGTTGGCGCGTTTGCGTCGCGCGCTGGCAGCATCTAAATTTACCCGCTCAGGCTTCAAGACGCAAAACAATGCCTGCCCCGACGAATACCGCGGAGAGTGTTTGATGATGCGCACCGTGCTGCACCGTTTCGTTTTGTTGGCGACGTTGTTGATGGCCGCGGCCAAGGCTACGGCCGCCGAGCCGATCAAGCGTTCGCCGAACTTGCCGGCGACTACGCCGTGGAACCTGGAAGCTCTCAGCGAGCCGCCGAAGGTCGAGTGGGGCGAGCCAAGTGGCGGGGCGCGCGAGCTGTATTACGCCGGCGAACCTTATCAGGGGAAGCCGACGCGCGTGTTCGCATATTACGCCGTACCCAAGAGTGATCGGGAAGGCGAGAAGTTCCCGGCCGTGGTTCTGTTGCATGGCGGCGGAGGAACGGCCTTCCGCGAGTGGACCGAATTGTGGGCCAAGCGCGGCTACGCGGCCATCGCCATGGATCTCGCCGGCGCGCGGCCGATCGAAGGGAAGAACGCGCACCGTCCCGAGAATCGCGAGCGGCTACCCGACGGCGGCCCGAACCAAGGGGATGACGAAAAGTTCGGCAGCGTCGACAAGGAGCCGACCGAGCAATGGTCGTATCATGCCGTGGCGGCCGCGCTCCGCGCCCATTCGCTGGTGCGCAGCTTTCCCGAGGTCGATGCCGAGCGAACGGCGGTCACCGGAATCAGTTGGGGGGGCTACCTGACCTGTATCGTGGCCGGCGTTGACAGCCGGTTCAAAGCCGCCGTGCCGGTCTACGGCTGTGGCTTTTTGGATGAGAACAGCGCCTGGCTGGCGCGGTTTGATCGCATGACCAGCGAGCAGCGCGGGCGCTGGGTCTCGCTGTGGGATCCGAGCAAGTATCTGCCGGCGATGTCGATGCCGATCTTTTTCGTCAACGGCACGAACGACTTTGCGTACCCGCTGGATAGCTACATGAAAAGCTATAATGCGGTGCCGGGGGGCAGCGACGGGGTTCAAACCAAGCAGATTCGCGTGACGGTGAACATGCCGCACGGTCACCAGCCAGGTTGGGCGCCACCGGAGATCGGGTTGTTCGTCGATCAGCATTTGCGCGGCGGGAAGCCTTTGCCGATGATCGAGCGACCGAAGCTAGTCGACGGCGGCGTCTCGGCCAGCTTGAGCGCCGCAGGAGCTCTCTCAGGGCGCTCTGCCGAACTGCATTACACGGTCGACGACGGGCCGATCAACAAGCGCACGTGGAAGACCGTGCCGGCCAAGAAGTCCTGCAACACGTTGTCATGCGAAGAATTGCCCGCCGAAATAACCGCTTGGTTCTTTACCATCAAGGACGCTCGCGAAGCAATCGTCAGCAGCCCAGTGGTGATTACGCCGAAAAAAGGCTGATAATTTGACGCACCGCAGATCATCGCGCCTTCCCGCCCCGTTGCAGGCCGTTTTCCATTAACTAAGATGGAATCTGCCGGCTGGGTAAACTCTTCTGATCGCGCCGGCTCTTCCGGCGGCTCGCTCAAGCGGCTGCCCAGGTTCCACTGAGGGCCGAGCCGATGCGTCGCCGTGCAATCGTTCGCAGCTACCGCGCCATGGTCGAATCGCTCGACGGTCGCTGCTTGATGAGCGCGACCGATGAGTTGCTCCTCCTTGGCGCGGCCACGACGGACACCACGACCAGCGACACGGTCGACGTCGCTGCCGACGACGGCCCGCAGGCGACGCCCAATCTGGAAATCCTCGCCGACGCCGCGACTGACACCACGTCGAACGCCTCGTCGGCCTTGCCGCCTGGCTACTCGCCGGCCCAGATCATCAGCGCCTACGGCTTTGGCAACATCACCTTCGCGGGTGGCATCAAGGGGACCGGCGCCGGGCAGACAATCGCCATCGTTGACGCCTACAGCAATCCGAACATCGTCGCGGACCTGGCGGCGTTCGACAAGATGTACAACCTTGCCGCACCGCCGAAGTTCAGCGTGGTGAATCAGAACGGCGGCTCGTTGCTTCCCGTGGGCAATCGTAGCTGGGCCATCGAAATCGCGCTCGACGTCGAATGGGCCCACGCCATTGCACCGGCGGCGAACATCTTGCTGGTCGAAGCCAGCTCGGCCAGCCTGACCAATCTGATGGCGGCGGTGAACTATGCCCGCAGCGCAGCGGGCGTGAGCGTCGTCTCGATGAGCTGGGGGGCCAGCGAGTTCTCGACCGAGAAATCGTACGACAGCTATTTCGTCACGCCGGCCGGTCACAATCCGGTGACGTTCGTCGTCTCGTCGGGCGACAGCGGTGCGCCGGCCCAATACCCCTCGTCGTCGCCGAACGTGTTGTCGGTCGGTGGCACGACCTTGTCGGCGAATACGGCCGGGACTTACATTGGTGAGACATCCTGGGCCGGCAGCGGCGGCGGCCCGAGTCGCTATGAAACCAGGCCAAGCTATCAAAACGGCGAGAGCCAGAGCGGCTTTTACCGCGGTACGCCCGACGTGTCGTACGACGCCAACCCGTTGACCGGCGTGGCGATGTACGACACCTACGGCGGCGCCGGCTGGTTCCGTGTCGGCGGCACCAGCGCCGGCGCGCCCCAGTGGGCGGCGCTGGTGGCGATTGCCGATCAGGGACGCGTGCTGGCGGGAAAAGCCACCTTGGGCAACGCCCAGACCGCAATCTACAGCTTGTCGAGCGCTGATTTCCACGACGTCACCACCGGCTACAACGGCTACTTCGCCGGGTCGGGCTACGATCTGGTCACGGGGCGCGGCTCGCCCATTGCCAATGCCGTGGTGCGCGACCTGGTCGCGTTTGGCGGCAGCACCAGTTTCACCCAGGGATCCGTGCCGACTAATTCACTGCTCAGCTTGTTGAGCCTGCTGCTCGGCAGCCTGAGGGGCATCCTCAAGTTCGACGAGCCGAGCAGCATCAACGCGATGGTCGAGTTGGTGTCGGCCGGCGACGCCGCGAACGGGGCAATCGATCTGCCGGACGACAGCTTCGCCGGCGTCGGTGCCTCGGTCGGTGGTTTCGATGCCACGCCTCATTTCTTGACGACCAGCGACGACGCATCGAACACTCGCGCGTCGTTCACGCCGGCGATTGCGGCGGCCTTGCTAGCGTCGCGCGGCGAGTTTGTGAGCGCTGGCCTGGCGAGCGTCAATGAAACCTTCGCGGACGTTGACGCCATGTTCGCCCAACTGGGCCGCGCCAACGGCGGCCGGTTCGCCGGGCTGCGAGCGACGTCGCTTCTTTAGCCCTCCCAGTATATGGGTGGCACGCCCGTCCTTCGGGCGTGGGGAAGCATGTATCAGCCTCGGTATTTGATGGGTGTTTCCCCACGCCCTGCGCTGCGCTTGGGACGTGCCACCCTCGCTATAAAGTTTTGATCGCCGCTCTAATCGCGCTTGATCCGTAGGCGGCGGAACTGAATGTCGTGGCCGTGGTTCTGCAGGGACAGATACCCTTCGCGCGAGCGACTGGCCAGTATCGCTTCGGTCTCGAGATTCACGTCCTGGACGATGTGACGATCGATCCGCGCGCGCAACCGCGGCCAGGCGAACTCGATCTCCAGCGCGTGCCACCTGCCGGCGGGCTGGGCGATTTTCTCGCGTGGCGCAAGCTTGTTGTAGAAGGAGCCGTTTCCTTGTTCCGATGGCGTGCTGGCCTGGTCGTCGAACAATTGCAATTCCAGCCCCACGTTCGACGGCAGCGTGTTCGGATTCAAGGTCGTGTACGGCACCGGGGCCAACAGCCCGACGCCGCTGTTGCCCCCCGCGGAAAGTTGGTACTCGCAGCGCAACGTGAAGTTGCCGAGCTTCTCCTGATAGCGCAAGAATCCGCAATTGCCCGTCGAGCCGTCGCAAGTGAGAACTCCGTCGGCCAAGCGCCAGGTTTTGGTATTGGGGTGGTCGCGCTTGTAAAAGTCGTGCTGGTCCTCGACCCAACCGGCCAGATCGTCGCTGGGCAGTAGTGGCACGAAGCCAGTTTCGTCCTGACCGGTGGCCGCCATGACGTACGCCACGGACGGCGTCGGGTCGTCGAGGCCGTGCGGATGGTGCTTGCCGCCGGGCTTCAAATGCAGCTTGGCCGGCCCACCAAGTTTTTCGTAACGAGCAAAGCCAAGTTGACCGTTCTCGGGAAAGGGGACGACCTCGTCGGCGTCGCCGTACAGGAAGTAAATCGGGACCCGGGCCGCGGCCAGGGGAGCGAGGTTGTCGATCGGATTCAGCTGGTAGGCCAACGCCTCGGCCTCGTCGCGGAAGTGATAATCGCCGAGCAGCTTTTCCCAGTCGCGCTTGCTGCCAGGGCCGGCCCCTTTGCCGCCGGGCCAGCTTTTGAAGTCGAGCACGGCGTTGTCCAATAGGATGCAGC harbors:
- a CDS encoding LamG domain-containing protein encodes the protein MSKSTRRSFVQQTSSLLAGGALLGSSATAASPTHVASPLPPHRAVPLEGVHLYTDRISVAAGEPLQIYTSATEPFELQFVRLGPDVDGPDSDAVIKTWHVDQPLAQPIHPGSYIHVAKGLPAEAHGSITIELWVRLWNADESQAIISQLNDNQGWALIVEPDATLTFFTGETETWAESPHRTQAKLSRPGKKVDYHFPPAAWHHVVATFAGGRKAIWLDGRLVGNWTISSPTKVANVPLRIGALGIDGRAGQFLDADIAQPAIYGRELNADEIHDHYVLRARTVYSEPGLLACWPLDEDRGCAVHDSGPHGRDGQIVNHATWMIGGPAFLPAVARYDRYEPALDPRRGHGLRLACDDLYDCAWQATHQVEVPASAKSGLYAVRARFTSDGKTFLRQASVVVKPAARAKKAPIAFLFATNTWKAYSAGPFCPAWPVGSMTVNTGGHASPPNDVRAAYSFYRHHRGGQPAYQMGWHVPWPVSDPHLRYLKPEVGYSHLARADRHTQVWLEREGYRYDAYADIDLHRQPELLADYRVLFIVGHSEYWTSEAMAAVRAFLDRGGHVVCLSGNTMYWRVSYDEAGSVIECRKSDAWGAQLGPASRGECWHEHDQRRGGVPRDDNQPGWRTLGVEFATNNLLGVPGAGPFRVVAPDHFLFHTPHELGLKTGEQFGADPNDPLRQPIGHEADIRVSTLMSMSLQEPPTGAPTDLVDPPGITLLAEGIVTAPMKLTARDYYHRIVPPPKRDGAQIACEVIHWQRPGGGQVFAAPSIAAGWTLAVDRRWAGLMKNVLHHFGVEPG
- a CDS encoding GAF domain-containing protein, which gives rise to MKGATKAEQYEQLVSELRGLVADERDWLANLANAAALLGLRLPDLNWAGFYLLRAGRLTVGPFQGKPACVHIELSRGVCGASASRRETIVVPDVHQFPGHIACDEASQSEIVVPLVTADGRLLGVLDLDSPKLARFDEADARGLEQFGAVLTAATDWPAEIP
- a CDS encoding phytanoyl-CoA dioxygenase family protein → MSQAMNFKSTPDQAELDQMERDLRFHPSTNPAPKVLSQSQLEDFNRDGCLKGFAIFDQAEAERVRAYFDDLLARVLATGANSYSISSAHLKYGPVYDLLTNAKIVAYVKDLLGENVVAWGSHFFCKLPRDGKAVAWHQDASYWPLTPSKAVTVWLAIDDADAENGCMNFLAGSHHYGHLTYRPSDSHEHNVLNQTIDNAEQYGRFVQDELKAGQISLHSDLLLHGSEANDSDRRRCGLTLRYCAADVRAGLSWNAKGVWVAGSDPSGHWANQPRPSAE
- a CDS encoding acetylxylan esterase, whose translation is MRTVLHRFVLLATLLMAAAKATAAEPIKRSPNLPATTPWNLEALSEPPKVEWGEPSGGARELYYAGEPYQGKPTRVFAYYAVPKSDREGEKFPAVVLLHGGGGTAFREWTELWAKRGYAAIAMDLAGARPIEGKNAHRPENRERLPDGGPNQGDDEKFGSVDKEPTEQWSYHAVAAALRAHSLVRSFPEVDAERTAVTGISWGGYLTCIVAGVDSRFKAAVPVYGCGFLDENSAWLARFDRMTSEQRGRWVSLWDPSKYLPAMSMPIFFVNGTNDFAYPLDSYMKSYNAVPGGSDGVQTKQIRVTVNMPHGHQPGWAPPEIGLFVDQHLRGGKPLPMIERPKLVDGGVSASLSAAGALSGRSAELHYTVDDGPINKRTWKTVPAKKSCNTLSCEELPAEITAWFFTIKDAREAIVSSPVVITPKKG
- a CDS encoding S53 family peptidase, with the translated sequence MRRRAIVRSYRAMVESLDGRCLMSATDELLLLGAATTDTTTSDTVDVAADDGPQATPNLEILADAATDTTSNASSALPPGYSPAQIISAYGFGNITFAGGIKGTGAGQTIAIVDAYSNPNIVADLAAFDKMYNLAAPPKFSVVNQNGGSLLPVGNRSWAIEIALDVEWAHAIAPAANILLVEASSASLTNLMAAVNYARSAAGVSVVSMSWGASEFSTEKSYDSYFVTPAGHNPVTFVVSSGDSGAPAQYPSSSPNVLSVGGTTLSANTAGTYIGETSWAGSGGGPSRYETRPSYQNGESQSGFYRGTPDVSYDANPLTGVAMYDTYGGAGWFRVGGTSAGAPQWAALVAIADQGRVLAGKATLGNAQTAIYSLSSADFHDVTTGYNGYFAGSGYDLVTGRGSPIANAVVRDLVAFGGSTSFTQGSVPTNSLLSLLSLLLGSLRGILKFDEPSSINAMVELVSAGDAANGAIDLPDDSFAGVGASVGGFDATPHFLTTSDDASNTRASFTPAIAAALLASRGEFVSAGLASVNETFADVDAMFAQLGRANGGRFAGLRATSLL
- a CDS encoding DUF1080 domain-containing protein — its product is MMNPLQFHICTLALLLLSASTLSAAEPFSGKATDYHGYQRYDMTVGGCKAWVVAPKQPAGGNPWIWRAEFFDHAPQVDLALLARGYHLAFITVGNTFGCPDAMKHWDAFYEVLTTRHGLAADPVLEGLSRGGLYVCNWASAHPYSVGCILLDNAVLDFKSWPGGKGAGPGSKRDWEKLLGDYHFRDEAEALAYQLNPIDNLAPLAAARVPIYFLYGDADEVVPFPENGQLGFARYEKLGGPAKLHLKPGGKHHPHGLDDPTPSVAYVMAATGQDETGFVPLLPSDDLAGWVEDQHDFYKRDHPNTKTWRLADGVLTCDGSTGNCGFLRYQEKLGNFTLRCEYQLSAGGNSGVGLLAPVPYTTLNPNTLPSNVGLELQLFDDQASTPSEQGNGSFYNKLAPREKIAQPAGRWHALEIEFAWPRLRARIDRHIVQDVNLETEAILASRSREGYLSLQNHGHDIQFRRLRIKRD